The following proteins are co-located in the Microvirga ossetica genome:
- a CDS encoding IS481 family transposase — MGQVLHGSATTLDPVRRAIQNSQASLRALAERHGINPKTVAKWKKRDTTADRPTGPRAPHSTVLSVSEEAIVVAFRKHTLLPLDDCLYALQPTIPHLTRSSLHRCLQRHGISRLPEVTGDKPAKKKFKSYPIGYFHIDIAEVHTEEGRLYLFVAIDRTSKFAFAQLHEKATRRVAGDFLRALIAAVPYKIHTVLTDNGTHFTTPGNTSSAAPLIKEAMAHGEIFRAHSFELACAQNDIEHRLTKPRHPWTNGQVERMNRTLKDATVRRYYYDTHDQLQGHLGDFLAAYNFARRLKTLRGLTPYEYICKIWTSEPQRFRLDPLHQMPGLNIRGRG, encoded by the coding sequence ATGGGCCAGGTTCTCCATGGGAGCGCCACAACGCTCGATCCAGTCCGTCGAGCAATACAAAATAGTCAAGCGAGCCTGAGGGCCCTGGCCGAGCGCCATGGCATCAACCCGAAGACGGTCGCCAAATGGAAGAAGCGGGATACCACCGCAGATCGCCCGACGGGGCCGAGAGCACCGCATTCCACGGTGCTCTCGGTTTCGGAAGAGGCGATCGTCGTCGCCTTCCGCAAGCACACCCTGCTGCCGCTGGACGATTGCCTTTACGCCCTTCAGCCCACCATCCCGCACCTGACGCGCTCATCCCTGCATCGCTGTCTGCAGCGGCATGGTATCAGCCGCTTGCCAGAGGTGACCGGCGACAAGCCCGCCAAGAAGAAGTTCAAGAGCTACCCGATCGGTTACTTCCACATCGACATCGCCGAGGTGCATACGGAAGAGGGCCGGCTTTATCTGTTCGTGGCCATTGATCGCACGTCTAAATTCGCCTTTGCCCAACTGCATGAGAAAGCCACAAGGCGCGTGGCGGGTGACTTCCTGCGGGCGCTGATCGCGGCCGTGCCTTACAAGATCCACACGGTTCTCACCGACAACGGCACTCACTTCACCACACCCGGCAACACCAGTTCGGCTGCCCCTCTGATCAAAGAGGCGATGGCCCACGGCGAGATCTTCCGGGCCCATTCGTTCGAGCTCGCCTGTGCGCAGAACGACATCGAGCACCGCCTGACCAAACCACGCCATCCCTGGACGAACGGACAGGTTGAGCGCATGAACCGGACCCTCAAGGACGCGACCGTCAGGCGCTACTACTACGACACCCACGACCAGCTGCAGGGGCACCTGGGCGACTTCCTCGCCGCCTACAACTTCGCCCGAAGGCTCAAGACCCTGCGCGGCCTCACGCCCTACGAGTACATCTGCAAGATCTGGACAAGCGAGCCTCAACGCTTCAGGCTCGACCCGCTCCACCAAATGCCGGGACTAAACATCAGAGGGCGAGGTTGA